Within the Leptotrichia sp. oral taxon 498 genome, the region TTGGTGATTGGGAAGAAATAGAAAAAATCATAAATGAAAATAACTTACAAAATTATTATTTAAAAAATGACAGAAGAAATTCTGGAGTTCCTATGCTTGATATGAAAAATATTAATGCTAGAATTGAGCCAGGAGTATTTATTAGAGATAAAGTTAGTATTGGTGACAGAGCTGTAATAATGATGGGTGCAGTTATAAATATTGGCGCTGAAATCGGTGAAGGAACAATGATTGATATGAATGTTGTTTTAGGCGGAAGAGCCAAAGTTGGTAAAAACTGTCACATCGGTGCAGGAGCAGTGCTAGCTGGAGTTATCGAGCCGCCTTCAGCAGATCCAGTTGTGATCGAAGACGATGTAGTTGTAGGAGCAAATGCAGTAGTCTTAGAAGGAGTCAGAGTTGGAAAAGGTTCAGTAGTTGCGGCAGGAGCAATAGTTACGCAAAATGTTCCAGAAGGTGTCGTAGTTGCAGGAACACCAGCTAGAATTATAAAGGGAGTTGACGCTAAAACAGCTTCAAAAACTGAATTAGTTGACGCTTTAAGAAATTTATAGAAATTTATCATTTAAATTATTTAAAAATAGATAAATCAAAATTAGGAGGAAATTATGAAAAAATTATTACTAATAGGAGCAATCTTAGTAACAGGAGCTTTATCATTTGCTGACTCAAAAGCTGACTATGAAAAAGCAAGAACCTTAGCAGGACAAAAGAAAACAGCAGAAGCAGTTAAAATTTTGGAAACACTTTCAAAAACAGGAGATGCAGAATATAAACAAAGAGCGAATTTAGAATTAGGTTCTTATTATTTGCAACAAAATCAAATATCTAAAGCAAAACCTTATTTGGTAACAGCTTTTGACGATGGAAAAGTTGTAAATGGCTACAGCGCTGAAGCGGCAAGATTGTTATATTTAGTGGGAATTGCTGAAAAAGACAAAAAGTCAGCTGAAAAATATATTCTTTGGACAGATGAAAAAACAGAAGGGAAAGATGCTGATATAACTTCAAGTTTAATCATCTTTTACTTCGATAATAACGAGCAATCAAAAGGAACTGCGAGATACAATAAAGCTATGAAGTCGACTGACAAAGCTTTCGTATCAGAAGTAAACTACAATGTGGGACAATATTATATGACAAAAAATAACAATGCTCAAGCCAAAACGTATTTACAAAAAGCATACACAGATGCGCCACAAAAAGTAAATGGAGCTGGAATCTTATTAGCTGAAATAGCTATGTCTGAAAAAAATACCGCTCAAGCTGAAAAATATTTAACTGAAATGAATACAGCAGCAGGTGGAAAAAATACTCAAATCTTAGGAATGCTTGGTACTTTCTACTTACAAAAAGGAGATGCGACAAAAGCTGAACAATTTTTATCAAAAGCAGTTGCTGCAGAGCCTAAAAATGTAGAAGCAAAAGTTTTGCTTTTAGGAATTTATGAAATGCAAAAGAATACAGCAAAAGTAAATTCAACATATAGTCAGTTAAAATCAGGAACTCCAAAAGTTACTAACGCTCAAATCGGTACTTATTTTGCGCAAGCTGGAGCTGGAGATTTAGCTGTTAAATATTTACAAAAATCAATTTCAGAAGATAAAAATAATGAAGCAAAAGTTGTATTGGGACAAGTTTATGCAGCGGCAGGTAAAAAAGCGGAAGCTGTAAAAGTTTTAGAGGAAGCTGTAAAAGCTAAGGTAAAAGGTGCAGCAGATGTTTTAAAACAAGTTCAATCAATGAAATAGTAGAAATGGTAAATGTAATGAATAAAGAAATAATAAAAAATAGTGAAATTTTTAAATTTCACTATTTTTTATTGTAATAATTTTTATTCTGAAGATCTTAAGTGAATTGATCTACTTATTGAATCTCTCACGAC harbors:
- the dapD gene encoding 2,3,4,5-tetrahydropyridine-2,6-dicarboxylate N-acetyltransferase; its protein translation is MTELEKSKAIIQYIADAKKTTPVELYTDEEIKDFYSCKVIGKDGLKVVFGDWEEIEKIINENNLQNYYLKNDRRNSGVPMLDMKNINARIEPGVFIRDKVSIGDRAVIMMGAVINIGAEIGEGTMIDMNVVLGGRAKVGKNCHIGAGAVLAGVIEPPSADPVVIEDDVVVGANAVVLEGVRVGKGSVVAAGAIVTQNVPEGVVVAGTPARIIKGVDAKTASKTELVDALRNL
- a CDS encoding tetratricopeptide repeat protein, giving the protein MKKLLLIGAILVTGALSFADSKADYEKARTLAGQKKTAEAVKILETLSKTGDAEYKQRANLELGSYYLQQNQISKAKPYLVTAFDDGKVVNGYSAEAARLLYLVGIAEKDKKSAEKYILWTDEKTEGKDADITSSLIIFYFDNNEQSKGTARYNKAMKSTDKAFVSEVNYNVGQYYMTKNNNAQAKTYLQKAYTDAPQKVNGAGILLAEIAMSEKNTAQAEKYLTEMNTAAGGKNTQILGMLGTFYLQKGDATKAEQFLSKAVAAEPKNVEAKVLLLGIYEMQKNTAKVNSTYSQLKSGTPKVTNAQIGTYFAQAGAGDLAVKYLQKSISEDKNNEAKVVLGQVYAAAGKKAEAVKVLEEAVKAKVKGAADVLKQVQSMK